From a region of the Pongo abelii isolate AG06213 chromosome 9, NHGRI_mPonAbe1-v2.0_pri, whole genome shotgun sequence genome:
- the LOC129048554 gene encoding LOW QUALITY PROTEIN: uncharacterized protein LOC129048554 (The sequence of the model RefSeq protein was modified relative to this genomic sequence to represent the inferred CDS: inserted 2 bases in 2 codons; deleted 3 bases in 2 codons), translating to MGRAPEVCSQQPVRVMPPGKGPRLGGNGVTDVGPWPHCGVSRVVPTGPPASPSHPAEPPLSAIVQLRVKSWRGAHRLPLDRGVRMHLTVSAPAGQVWGLSIRGSARAGGNSLESGVLPLFGDRETHIVGGSQDMSSAVKXFCSVSCLQNLDVLESKDGWERGRFWRCLPSGAGPCRRISRHPCCXWLANSGHAEPFPCGLCTSYSSLCLSDSQPSLEVHGPQRLTDSDVQVSVSIHAGLIPGPLQMLKSLI from the exons AtgggcagagcacctgaggtcTGCAGTCAGCAG CCAGTCCGGGTGATGCCTCCTGGGAAGGGGCCCAGGCTTGGGGGTAATGGTGTCACTGATGTGGGTCCCTGGCCCCACTGTGGGGTGTCCAGGGTTGTGCCTACTGGACCGCCCGCCTCACCATCCCACCCTGCTGAGCCTCCTCTCTCAGCCATTGTCCAGCTTCGTGTC AAGTCCTGGCGTGGGGCTCACCGCCTGCCCCTTGACCGTGGTGTTCGGATGCATCTCACAGTGAGTGCCCCAGCAGGGCAAGTTTGGGGGCTGAGCATCAGGGGCTCTGCCAGAGCAGGTGGCAATTCCTTGGAATCTGGGGTCTTGCCTTTGTTTGGAGACCGAGAGACTCACATTGTGGGAGGGTCACAGGACATGTCATCGGCAGTGA AGTTTTGTTCCGTTTCCTGCCTCCAGAACTTGGACGTGCTGGAATCCAAGGATGGGTGGGAGAGGGGCCGTTTCTGGAGATGTCTGCCCTCCGGAGCTGGCCCATGCCGCAGGATCTCCCGTCACCCCTGCT CTTGGTTGGCGAATTCGGGGCATGCTGAGCCTTTCCCCTGCGGCCTTTGCACTTCCTACTCTTCCCTCTGCTTATCAGACTCCCAGCCATCCCTCGAAGTCCATGGGCCTCAGAGACTCACAGACTCAGATGTACAGGTGTCCGTCAGTATCCATGCgggattgattccaggacccctgcagatgctcaagtccctgatataa